The genomic interval AGAAAGAAGAAACACATTTGGTATATCCCAGCGCATCGAGACACTCCCAGCGCCGTTTCGCAGTGTTGCCCATCTCCCGAGTATCCTCAGAACCGCCGATGGAGCTGAGGTTCCTCTACCGGTTGGTCGGCTTGGCGTAGAGGTCTACGAATCATTTAGTATCGTTGATGTGGATGCGGCCGTACCGACGTGATGTTGAGAGAGGGCATACCGGGAAAGTGCTCCTTGGCGTACTGTTCGCAAGCCTTGGCGGGCTTGCCGACCTTTTGCCCGATGACCTTCCACTTGTTGTTTTCGTACTCCTTGATGGCATTGAGGAGTGCTTGGCTCTGTGACTTGTTAGCAAGCTTGAGGGAGAAAACGAGTACTAGAAGCATCTGCCACGAACCTCGTCTTCCGCGAACTCTGCGTAGTGCATGTCCTTGTACCAATGCTTCTTGACACTACCCTCAGTGCGAGTAGGGAACGTCTACACGCTCATGTTAGTAGGCTGCTAGTGATGGGAGAATGGGGTAGCATAGATGAAACGAACCTTGGCAATCTCAGCCCAGCTGCTGCCGGCATCTCTCATCTGCTTCAGGCGAAGCTCCTCGGCCGGAGTCCAGGGGGTGTTTGTGCGGCTCTTCTTGGCCGGGGGAGGCTGAGGAGCCTGAGCGTTGGCATCTTCCGTGGCGGCGGGCTGAGCCTGGGGAGGAGGAGCGGCAACGGGAGGGTTGATCTGAGGCGGCGGGATGGGGGTAGCGGTGGGCGCAACGGGAGCAGGCGGCATGGGAGGGGCGCTAGTGACCGGCGGGGCCTGTTGAGCTGGGGCCGGGGCCGGACGCTTGCGGTTTCTGGGTGCCGGCTGCGGCTGAGGCGGGGGCTGAACAGCatgctgctgttgttgctgctgctgctgttgctgttgctgctggtgatgctgctgctggtggtggtgctgttgctgctgaggATGGGGCTGGGCCTGGGGCGGCTGAGGCGGCTGAGGCACACTCATCGGAGGCTGGACCGGAGTGGGCTGGTGATGCTGCGGTGCCGGGCTCTGGTGAGGCGGCGCTCCGTACTGGAACTGTGGGTGCTGATCCCGACGAGACATGTCCTGCTGATAGGGGTGTTGAGGACTAGGATGGAGTGTTAGTAAAGTTTCATTCCGACGGGATCAACGTCGCGACTGGAGACGAGACTCCTGAGGACTAACGGCCCCTCGCGAGAGGTCGTGTTGCCCAGGCGTGCGTGCATGCATCGACGGCGGAAGGAAAAGGGTCATGttattgttgttgttgtccGTTACACCCTCTTTTGCGCCGCGGAGCAGGCCCAGCATGGCCGGGGTTGCTCAAAAGGAAAAGGTATTCCAGAGGTACATGTTCATGTACCCCTGGATCACGGGTAGGTGTCGGTACACCGTACGCAGCCTCGCGGGGCGGAGGAGGATGGAAAGGGAAGGGGAGCGACCGAACGAACGAACGAACGGGACGGGGGAGAGCAAGAGTGACTTTGGGCACAGGGACGAAAGTAGAGATCGAGGGGTACAAGGTGGATGAGGTACTTACTGCATGTCGCTAGGCTGATGGGTGGAGTTGGAGTAGATGTACTCCGGCACGGGGCCGACTTGCCACTGCTGCATGATCTAACAAGAGGTCCAAAGGTTAGTACCGTGTGTACCGTGGTCAATTGATTCGCGACCCGAAGAAACaaaagataaaaaaaaaagctgtCGCGCAAGAGTCATGGGCGGGGCCCGCGCTGCGCCCGGAGGTAAGGCGCGAACGCGACACGGGCGCTTTCCGacgagaagaaaaaaagggtacATGATTGCCATTGTGTGTGGCGAAGATAACAGTGATGATAGAACCCAGCGTCCGGTAGAATCCTCAAAATGCGCGATGAAGACGAAGGTATGAGATGGAACATGATTGAAGGTACAGACAGGAAGAGTGAAGCAGTCGAGTGCGCGCGCAGAGCAAGGCGTTGCTTATTGGGGGAGGATTCACCGACGTGCTTGCGAAGACGCGGTGAGGCAGAAAAACTTTGACGAGAGGGCGTCGACAACACGAACGAGCCTCGATGAGAAAGAGACGCGCGCGACAGCATCAACGCGGATGAAGCCAAGTGTATCTGTATGCGCGCGACGATTCCATGATTGAGGTACAAGTGGTGATTTGATCCTCAATCGGGACAACGGGTGAAAAGGAACATAGGAAATAGGGTGCAGGTACTTACGGGCAATGTAGTGGTAGTATTAACTCAACAACGATGCATAAACCGACGGGTTGATGGATGGGGAATATTTGGTCTCTGCTCTCTCGGGGGGTGGAAGAGAGACTTGGACCAAGCCTGAGTCGCAAAAGACAGGAAGCGGGTCACGCACACGCCCGGGGTTGGGAAGGGCTTTTTTTGGGctttttggggggggggggggggggggggggggggggggggggggggggggggggggaggggagggggggggggggggggggggggaggggggggggggggggggggggggggggggggggggggggggggggggttttgTGGGGGtgtttgggggggggggggatgaCGGATGGATGGGAGggatgaggtgaggtgacGAAGTGACGAGGTAGAAAAGGATGGGAAGGAGTGGGAGTGGGAGTGGCAGTGGGAGGGGGGAAGGTGGAAGGGGGGGAGGGAGGGATGGTGCGAGGTAGAGGCGAGAATAAAGGGGACAAAGATACAAGGCGCGCGAGGCCGAGGACGTGTTTGCTTCAAGTACTCTTTTTTCTGGGGGTGGTTACTGCCGGGTTGTGTGGTGCGGCGGTGCGGCGTGCCTGCCTTGTGGTTCCAATTGACCTGGCTGGGCTGGTTGGCTGGCTGGTTGGGGTCGGGTGGCAGGTGCGTtgcgtaaggtaaggtaaggaagGCAGGTACTGTGTTGGTCTTGGTCTTGGTCTTGGTCCAGGACTCTCGTTCAGTGTGTGTGCGCGCGGGCGGTGCCAACACGTGTGGTGCGGGCGACCGAAAGCGACGTACGGGACGCGACACGGAAAGTAAGAGGAAACAAAATAAAAACAAAAATGAGCACCTCAAGCGGCAGTGCAGCAATCAGTGAGGTGAGCAACGATAACGGCGAAAACCAGGTGGATCTTCGTAATGGACGGCAGGGAACGGCCGGAGCTGGAGACTGGAGAGGAGAGGCTGGCAAAACCCGGAAGGCTCAGGTGTGCAAGCAGGTGAAAGGTGTAATCGTCAGGTAATTGGACGTCAGGTGAAGGAAGGTGCGCTGCTGCGGCATAGAGCGACGCGGCGCGCGGTATTCGTTGGCGGGAAGGAATGGGTGATTTCCCTTTCGGTGTGGGGAACAAAGTGCGAATGACGGCACCCCGGAAGGCAGGAAGCGGTGGAAGGCtcaaaaaaataaaaaaaatatacggAAAGTACCGAAAGTTGCGGTGCCCTTGCTCTTTCCTGGTACAA from Colletotrichum lupini chromosome 2, complete sequence carries:
- a CDS encoding MYB DNA-binding domain-containing protein → MAIMYPFFLLVGKRPCRIMQQWQVGPVPEYIYSNSTHQPSDMHPQHPYQQDMSRRDQHPQFQYGAPPHQSPAPQHHQPTPVQPPMSVPQPPQPPQAQPHPQQQQHHHQQQHHQQQQQQQQQQQQQHAVQPPPQPQPAPRNRKRPAPAPAQQAPPVTSAPPMPPAPVAPTATPIPPPQINPPVAAPPPQAQPAATEDANAQAPQPPPAKKSRTNTPWTPAEELRLKQMRDAGSSWAEIAKTFPTRTEGSVKKHWYKDMHYAEFAEDESQALLNAIKEYENNKWKVIGQKVGKPAKACEQYAKEHFPDLYAKPTNR